The genomic DNA AAGAGTATATGCCGGTCTTACTACTACAGGATATCCTATCTTTGCGGCAAAATCCTGTCCGTCCTCAAGGTTTGTCACTATACTGGAATCTATTACCGGTTCTCCTATTTTCATCATACTTTCTCTGAAAAGCTCTCTGTCCTCACCCTTTTTTATAGATTCTATAGAAGTTCCTATTATATTTACATTATACTTTTCCAGTATTCCCGCATCTTTTAGCTCCACAGCCAGATTCAGGGCCGTCTGACCGCCCATTCCGGGAAGAAGTGAGTCTGGTTTTTCTCGTGCTATTATTTTTTCTATAGTCTGTATATTCATTGGTTCTATATATATCTTATCAGCCGTTTTACTATCTGTCATTATAGTTGCCGGATTTGAATTTATCAATACTACCTCTATGCCTTCTTCTCTCAAGGCTTCACATGCCTGTGTACCTGAATAGTCAAACTCTGCCGCCTGACCTATAACTATAGGTCCTGACCCTATTACAAGTACTTTTTTTATGGAATCGTTTTTCATTTTTTCCTCCTGCCGATGGTTTATTTTACCTCTGTTCAACTACTTTATAATATCTGTAAAGACAGCTAAATTTCGTTTTTATCCCTCTCTTATCATATTAAGAAAATCATCAAAAATATATGCAGTTTCTTCCGGACCCGGAGAAGCTTCCGGGTGAAACTGTACTGTATACACCTTCAGCTCCTTATTTTTCATTCCCTCAATGGAATTATCATTTAGATTCACATGACTAAGCACTGTTCCTTCCGGAAGCTCGGTTACTTTATAGCCGTGATTCTGTGAGCTTATATATATTTTATTTTTTTCTATGTCTTTTACCGGATGGTTTCCTCCCCTGTGCCCGAATCTCATTTTTGCTGTTTTTCCGCCCATTGCCAGTGCTGCTATCTGATGTCCCAGACATATTCCTATTACAGGTTTTTTTCCTATTACTTTTTTTACCAGTTCTATTGCTTCCGGAAGATCTTCCGGATCTCCGGGACCGTTTGAAAGAAACAATGCGTCCGGATTATACTCCATGATTGTTTCATAGTCAGTATATGCAGGAAATACTCTTATATCACAGTTTCTCTTTGCGAAAGATTCTATTATGTGTTTTTTTATTCCAAAATCTATTATTGCTATTTTTTCTTTACTGCCCTCTATTTTAAGTATATCTTTTCTTGTAACCTGCTTTACGGCATCAGAATTTGAGAATGAAAAAAATATATTCCCGAGTTCTTCCTGTGACAAATCTCTGGTAGTAATAACTGCTTTTTTTGTCCCAGTATCCCTTATTATCCTTGTTAGGTGTCTTGTATCTATATTTTTTAGTCCCATTACTTTATTTTGCTTTAAATATGCCTCAAGCGTTATCTCACACCTGAAATTATTCGGGAGTTTTGCATCCTCTTTTATAATAAACCCTTTTACCCTTACCCTGTCAGACTGCATGTCCTCCAGATTAATTCCATAGTTTCCTATAAGCGGATAAGTCATAACCACTATCTGCCCGTGATAAGACGGATCTGTAAGTACTTCCTGATATCCTGTCATAACTGTGGTAAATACAAGTTCACCCACTGTTTCTTCCAGATAACCGAAAGCTTCACCGTGAAAAATCATGCCGTTTTCTAAAATCAGTTTTGCTTTCATAATTCCTCCTAAAATGTATATCATAAAAAAAGAATAATAATTATTAACTAAAATAACCATTATTCCTATTATGTTTATTATTTAAAAATATAAAGTAAGTATAAATATTAAAATATTTTATAATCTTAGTAATTAAGAGTACAAATAAGTAAGTAAAATAATCAGAACTTTTAAAAATATCTTTTAACTTTTCAACAATTTTTTCTTTTAATATGTTTAGTTCCATTTCCCGACTTACTCCTCTCTTTATTTTAAACATTTCTATTAGTTTAACAAATATAAAGAAGCAAGTCAATAGATTTTATTTTTATTTTACTAAATTTTTTTTTATTAATCGCCGCCTTTTGCAGCAATATTCCGAGTAGTTTTTTAGATAAATTTTTTATTTAAAATTCTTATATTTTATTTAATCCTTTTATTTCCACCGTAATTATTGCTGACTTTCTCCTGTAAAAAATCTTTTTAATATATTGTAAACATTATTTATCTTTACAGATTTTAAGATTATTTCATTAACATGAAACAATATATATGAAACAGTGAGACCTAAAGCTATTCCCGCCAAGACATCGCTTAAGTAATGAACCTCGAGATAAAATCTTGACACTGCTATAATAAGTGCAATAACTCCTATCACATATTTATACCTCAGGTTATAAAAATAATATACTCCGAAAACTGCAAATGCTACTGCACTATGTGCTGAAGGAAATGAAGATGTCCCGGAAGTTTTTACTTTAGGTATGAAATTCATGTATTCATACGGTCTTACCCTGTGAAATTCCTCTTTCAG from Sebaldella termitidis ATCC 33386 includes the following:
- a CDS encoding phosphatase PAP2 family protein, translating into MLNIMDQTAVNAVKLIQNPLLDKIMVFFTSLGDNGIIWIILMIVLLSGKKTRNKGVVLLITVITVFILTNYLKEEFHRVRPYEYMNFIPKVKTSGTSSFPSAHSAVAFAVFGVYYFYNLRYKYVIGVIALIIAVSRFYLEVHYLSDVLAGIALGLTVSYILFHVNEIILKSVKINNVYNILKRFFTGESQQ
- the carA gene encoding glutamine-hydrolyzing carbamoyl-phosphate synthase small subunit, producing the protein MKAKLILENGMIFHGEAFGYLEETVGELVFTTVMTGYQEVLTDPSYHGQIVVMTYPLIGNYGINLEDMQSDRVRVKGFIIKEDAKLPNNFRCEITLEAYLKQNKVMGLKNIDTRHLTRIIRDTGTKKAVITTRDLSQEELGNIFFSFSNSDAVKQVTRKDILKIEGSKEKIAIIDFGIKKHIIESFAKRNCDIRVFPAYTDYETIMEYNPDALFLSNGPGDPEDLPEAIELVKKVIGKKPVIGICLGHQIAALAMGGKTAKMRFGHRGGNHPVKDIEKNKIYISSQNHGYKVTELPEGTVLSHVNLNDNSIEGMKNKELKVYTVQFHPEASPGPEETAYIFDDFLNMIREG